In Sinorhizobium numidicum, the following proteins share a genomic window:
- a CDS encoding TRAP transporter large permease, with protein MLLLVGSFLLLMLVGVPVAISMAVASVLYLVFYNVAPDIIAAQRMIAGVESFPLLAVPFFILAGNLMNSAGVTGRIYSFAVALVGWMKGGLAQVNIIGSVIFSGMSGTALADAAGIGTIEIKAMKDHGYPLEAAVGVTAASATLGPIFPPSLPFVIYGMMANVSIGALFMAGIVPGVVMTVLMMLTVAIFAYRRGWGSDTPFEMKRLLSASVEIVVVFSVPLLIFLLMSAGLSLNVAVGIALVALLALDWYFDFSAVMALMTPIILIGGMTMGWFTPTEAAVAAVLWSLFLGLVRYRTMTLSTLARATFDTIETTASVLFIVTAASIFAWLLTVSQAAQMLSGAILTITENKWVFLILVNLLMLFVGCFLDTIAAITILVPILLPLVAQFDIDPVHFGLIMTLNLMIGLLHPPLGMVLFVLSRVAKLSVERTTMAILPWLVPLFVALILITFVPAITLWLPTAVGLIR; from the coding sequence ATGCTCCTGCTCGTCGGTTCGTTTCTTCTCTTGATGCTGGTCGGGGTGCCCGTTGCCATCTCCATGGCTGTGGCATCGGTGCTTTATCTGGTCTTCTACAATGTCGCGCCCGACATCATCGCGGCGCAGCGGATGATCGCCGGCGTCGAGAGCTTCCCCTTGCTTGCGGTGCCCTTCTTCATTCTTGCCGGCAACCTGATGAACTCCGCCGGCGTGACCGGGCGCATCTATTCTTTCGCTGTCGCGCTTGTCGGCTGGATGAAGGGCGGGCTGGCACAGGTCAACATCATCGGTTCGGTGATTTTTTCCGGCATGTCGGGCACGGCGCTTGCCGACGCCGCCGGCATCGGCACTATCGAAATCAAAGCGATGAAGGATCACGGCTATCCGCTGGAGGCCGCCGTCGGCGTGACCGCCGCATCGGCGACGCTCGGTCCGATATTTCCGCCATCGCTGCCTTTCGTAATCTACGGCATGATGGCAAATGTCTCGATCGGTGCGCTGTTCATGGCCGGCATCGTGCCGGGCGTCGTAATGACCGTTTTGATGATGCTGACGGTCGCCATCTTTGCCTATCGGCGAGGCTGGGGTTCGGATACGCCTTTCGAGATGAAGCGTCTGCTGTCGGCCTCGGTCGAGATCGTTGTCGTCTTCTCCGTGCCGCTTCTCATCTTTCTCCTGATGTCGGCGGGCCTGTCGCTGAACGTCGCCGTGGGCATCGCTCTCGTCGCGCTTCTTGCTCTTGACTGGTATTTCGACTTTTCCGCCGTCATGGCGCTGATGACCCCGATCATCCTGATCGGGGGCATGACGATGGGATGGTTCACGCCGACCGAGGCGGCGGTGGCCGCCGTGCTCTGGTCGCTATTTCTCGGTTTGGTGCGCTACCGGACGATGACGTTGTCGACGCTCGCCCGAGCGACCTTTGACACGATCGAGACGACGGCCTCGGTGCTGTTCATCGTCACGGCCGCGTCCATCTTCGCCTGGCTGCTGACGGTCAGTCAGGCAGCCCAGATGCTCTCCGGCGCGATTCTGACGATCACCGAAAACAAATGGGTCTTCCTGATCCTGGTCAATCTGCTGATGCTGTTCGTAGGATGCTTTCTCGATACGATCGCCGCTATCACGATCCTGGTTCCGATCCTTCTGCCGCTGGTGGCTCAATTCGACATCGACCCGGTGCATTTCGGCTTGATCATGACGCTCAACCTGATGATCGGCCTGCTTCACCCACCGCTCGGCATGGTGCTCTTCGTGCTGTCGCGCGTGGCCAAGCTCTCTGTCGAGCGCACCACCATGGCGATCCTGCCCTGGCTCGTGCCGTTGTTCGTCGCACTCATCCTGATTACCTTCGTTCCGGCCATTACGCTGTGGCTCCCGACCGCGGTCGGATTGATCCGCTGA
- a CDS encoding L-idonate 5-dehydrogenase: MQTRLARLYGQRDLKLEVADVGEPGDGEVLLKMAAGGICGSDLHYYQDGGFGPVRVREPIIPGHEASGHVAALGANVSGLAVGDLVAVNPSQPCGSCRFCREGLAIHCLNMQFMGSAMRLPHAQGMFRDWLVVPAIQCFPAGTLVSAGEAACAEPLAVCLHAVAQSGDLTGKNVLVTGAGPIGALVVAAARHAGAAAIVVTDLADAALERALALGATQAVNVGRDPAGLAAYEIDKGQFDVAFECSAAEPALRTAIATVRPRGLIVQVGVTGDIRLPLNALVGKELRLIGSQRFDGEFAVAVELITRRRIDVRPIISHEFPVDQAVMAFEQAGDRSAACKVQLTFLP; the protein is encoded by the coding sequence ATGCAAACGCGTCTCGCGCGGCTCTACGGCCAACGCGACCTCAAATTAGAAGTCGCGGACGTCGGTGAGCCCGGCGACGGCGAGGTCCTGCTGAAGATGGCTGCCGGAGGCATCTGCGGTTCCGATCTTCACTATTACCAGGACGGCGGCTTCGGTCCCGTCCGGGTACGCGAGCCCATCATTCCGGGGCATGAGGCTTCCGGGCACGTCGCGGCCCTCGGTGCCAATGTTTCCGGACTTGCGGTCGGTGACCTGGTGGCAGTCAATCCAAGCCAACCCTGTGGCAGCTGCCGCTTTTGCCGCGAAGGCCTGGCCATTCATTGCCTGAACATGCAGTTCATGGGCAGCGCCATGCGCCTTCCCCACGCGCAGGGCATGTTCCGCGACTGGCTGGTGGTTCCCGCCATCCAGTGTTTCCCGGCGGGCACGCTCGTCAGCGCCGGCGAGGCCGCCTGCGCCGAACCGCTGGCCGTCTGCCTTCATGCGGTCGCGCAGTCCGGCGATCTCACCGGCAAAAATGTGCTTGTTACCGGAGCAGGGCCGATCGGCGCGCTCGTCGTCGCAGCCGCGCGTCATGCCGGAGCGGCAGCGATCGTGGTGACAGACCTTGCCGACGCGGCGCTTGAACGGGCATTGGCTTTGGGCGCCACGCAGGCCGTCAATGTCGGCCGCGATCCGGCGGGGCTTGCCGCTTACGAAATCGACAAGGGTCAGTTCGACGTCGCCTTCGAATGCTCCGCCGCCGAACCAGCGCTACGCACCGCGATCGCCACCGTAAGGCCGCGCGGTCTGATCGTGCAGGTTGGAGTGACGGGCGACATCAGGCTTCCGCTGAACGCCCTGGTCGGCAAGGAATTGCGGCTGATCGGATCGCAGCGCTTCGACGGCGAATTCGCTGTTGCCGTTGAGCTCATAACTCGTCGCCGGATCGACGTTCGGCCGATCATTTCCCATGAGTTTCCGGTCGATCAGGCAGTTATGGCCTTTGAGCAGGCCGGCGACCGTTCGGCAGCCTGCAAGGTACAGCTGACATTTCTGCCCTGA
- a CDS encoding TRAP transporter small permease — protein MSEEVHLQTTPEEIAHSFDEAAPAADVSNYTIEDWVTLAIFWLMTGCVFLQFFTRYVLNDSYAWTEEIAINCLIGVVFLGSVMCVRVSRHIQVDVLYHYLPQPVARALAIFVDLVRIGFFAYACWLMWRYVAIVADERMVTVNLPRNIVFYSVMAGFVLMLVRSIQVFIANQRRGYSVLERPEEFQKVEG, from the coding sequence ATGTCAGAGGAAGTCCATTTACAGACGACGCCGGAGGAAATCGCCCATTCCTTCGACGAGGCCGCGCCAGCCGCGGACGTCTCGAACTATACGATCGAAGATTGGGTCACGCTTGCCATCTTCTGGCTGATGACCGGATGCGTGTTTCTCCAGTTCTTCACCCGCTACGTGCTCAACGATTCCTATGCCTGGACGGAGGAAATCGCCATCAATTGCCTGATCGGCGTGGTGTTCCTCGGCTCGGTCATGTGTGTTCGCGTTTCGCGGCACATCCAGGTCGATGTGCTCTACCATTACCTGCCGCAGCCCGTCGCCCGCGCCCTGGCGATCTTTGTCGATCTCGTGCGCATCGGCTTCTTCGCCTATGCCTGCTGGCTGATGTGGCGCTATGTGGCGATCGTCGCCGACGAGCGCATGGTTACGGTCAACCTGCCGCGCAACATCGTCTTCTACAGCGTGATGGCCGGCTTCGTGCTGATGCTCGTCCGCTCCATCCAGGTCTTCATCGCCAACCAACGCCGCGGCTATTCGGTTCTCGAAAGACCCGAGGAATTTCAGAAGGTTGAGGGCTGA
- a CDS encoding DUF3088 domain-containing protein, protein MNRDKLFLLRPDFQDPAFPGRRFYCWHCALMEGVLVSFPELARRLDVERIEWPRPRQAVIALVGEQNQSLPLLVLSDGQTSAHQSGVFRGRAYVSDKDKILAALSERHGFPEAHP, encoded by the coding sequence ATGAACCGCGACAAGCTCTTTCTCCTGCGCCCGGATTTCCAAGATCCCGCTTTCCCTGGCCGGCGCTTTTACTGCTGGCACTGTGCCCTGATGGAGGGAGTGCTGGTCTCCTTCCCCGAGCTGGCGCGGAGGCTTGATGTAGAGCGTATCGAGTGGCCCCGCCCAAGGCAGGCAGTTATCGCGCTCGTCGGAGAGCAAAACCAATCTCTGCCACTCCTGGTGCTCTCGGATGGTCAGACATCGGCGCACCAGTCAGGTGTTTTTAGGGGCCGCGCCTACGTTTCGGACAAGGACAAGATCCTTGCGGCGCTCTCCGAGCGCCACGGCTTTCCTGAAGCCCACCCCTGA